Proteins co-encoded in one Malus sylvestris chromosome 7, drMalSylv7.2, whole genome shotgun sequence genomic window:
- the LOC126628370 gene encoding DNA topoisomerase 2-like → MAIEKKRPLQTSNNANIDHPAPTDGGGKGKTIEEMYQKKSQLEHILLRPDTYIGSIEKHTSSLWVYQNGEMVNRSITYVPGLYKIFDEILVNAADNKQRDPSMDSVKVTIDVEQNSISVYNSGAGVPVEIHQEERVYVPELIFGHLLTSSNYDDTVKKTTGGRNGYGAKLTNIFSTEFIIETADGMRQKKYKQVFTNNMGNKTAPVITKCKESENWTRVTYKPDLSKFNMTHLEDDVVALMQKRVIDLAGCLGKTVKVELNGTRVPVKSFLDYVDLYLQSAGKSRDAPLLRLTEKVNDRWEICVSLSDGQFQQVSFVNGIATIKGGTHVNYVTDQITNHVMNIVNKKNKNANLKAHNVKNYLWVFVNALIDNPAFDSQTKETLTIRPNSFGSKCELTPAFLNKVAKSGIVDSLLSWANFKQNKDLKKTDGTKTERVHNINKLEDANYAGGKNSEKCTLILTEGDSAKALAMAGLAVVGRDHYGVFPLRGKLLNVREASATQVRDNEEIKNIKRILGLQQDKEYTSLKSLRYGSLMIMTDQDHDGSHIKGLLINFIHSFWPSLLKIPSFLVEFITPIVKATHKNGNTLAFYSMPEYEAWKESLRGNASGWSIKYYKGLGTSTSKEGRDYFQNLVQHKKDFIWIDERDGEAIELAFSKKKIEERKNWLRQFEPGVHLDQKEKLIKYSDFVHKELIQFSMADLQRSIPSMVDGLKPGQRKILFSSFKRNFVKEAKVAQFSGYVSEHSAYHHGEQSLASTIIGMAQDFVGSNNINLLQPNGQFGTRNLGGKDHASARYIYTRLSPITRFLFSKDDDRLLDYLNEDGQSIEPTWYVPIIPTVLVNGSEGIGTGWSSYIPNYNPRDIVANVRRLLDGDAMVPMDPWYRGFTGTIEKTVKESGVSYTACGIIEEVSETSLRISELPIRRWTQDYKEFLESISEGNDKAKDPFIEGFTQHSDHSTVDIIVHLREGKLMAAKQEGLLKKFKLTTSISTSNMHLFDRKGVIKKYDTPEQILEDFFHLRLEFYEKRKKVLLEDLELELLKLENKVRFILGVVNGEIIVSNRKRADLFLELQQKGFTPFPKKTKALEPEVAGATENTEDAEENSEAAIEKGARISDYEYLISMAIGTLTIERVQALLADRDKANAEVDELRKSTPRSLWLKDLDALEMELDVLEKSEALAEEAKKKARTQVKNVPASKASKQAPKPRKNTKKANNAEAASSVMEIEKDPEVVKKTGGAGPKKAPAAKKQVKSSAVLSDDDDDEVLELKERLAAYNLDSSPENSAGNDKVVQKKEANKKVVMQMDSDDDFEEEIAAAPKGGRKKAAGKPKVAASKPPAAAKKRGTAANKKQPQTSSGQKLLTDMLKPAESSRASPEPKVRKMRASPFNKKSGSVMGRVGLADEMTESDDKVDSPSAEERSEAPVAARARPQRANRRQTRYVLSDSESEPASEDSDFDAVDDIDED, encoded by the exons ATGGCGATCGAGAAGAAACGCCCTCTCCAAACCAGCAACAACGCCAACATCGACCACCCAGCCCCCACCGATGGCGGAGGAAAAGGCAAGACTATCGAAGAAATGTACCAGAAGAAGAGCCAGCTGGAGCATATCTTGCTCCGACCCGATACCTACATCGGGTCGATCGAGAAGCACACCTCGAGCCTCTGGGTCTACCAAAATGGCGAGATGGTCAACCGTTCCATCACCTACGTTCCCGGCCTGTACAAGATCTTCGACGAAATTCTCGTCAACGCCGCCGATAACAAACAGCGAGATCCGTCCATGGACTCAGTCAAAGTCACCATTGACGTCGAGCAGAACTCCATCAGCGTCTACAACAGCGGCGCTGGAGTTCCTGTCGAGATTCACCAGGAGGAGAGGGTCTACGTCCCGGAGTTGATCTTCGGGCACCTCCTGACCAGTAGCAATTACGACGATACGGTGAAGAAGACCACCGGTGGACGCAATGGCTACGGCGCCAAGCTTACGAACATCTTTTCCACTGAGTTCATCATCGAGACGGCGGACGGAATGCGACAGAAGAAGTACAAGCAG GTGTTCACCAACAACATGGGGAACAAAACTGCGCCAGTCATCACAAAGTGCAAAGAGAGTGAGAACTGGACCAGGGTTACATATAAGCCCGACCTGTCCAAGTTTAATATGACCCATCTGGAAGATGATGTGGTGGCGTTGATGCAAAAGAGAGTAATTGACTTGGCCGGATGCCTCGGAAAGACGGTGAAGGTTGAGCTGAATGGAACGAGGGTCCCTGTAAAGTCATTTCTTGATTATGTTGACCTCTACTTACAATCTGCCGGAAAATCGAGAGATGCTCCCCTTCTAAG GCTGACGGAGAAAGTCAATGATAGGTGGGAGATTTGTGTGAGTCTCAGCGACGGGCAGTTTCAACAG GTCAGCTTTGTGAATGGAATTGCAACAATCAAGGGTGGAACTCATGTGAATTACGTAACAGATCAGATCACGAACCATGTGATGAATATTGTAAATAAGAAGAACAAGAATGCTAACCTCAAAGCCCATAATGTGAAGAATTATCTGTGGGTCTTTGTCAATGCTCTTATTGACAACCCTGCATTTGATTCCCAAACAAAGGAAACTCTCACGATACGCCCAAATAGTTTTGGATCTAAATGTGAACTTACACCAGCTTTCTTAAATAAAG TTGCAAAGTCTGGAATTGTGGATAGTCTTCTCTCTTGGGCAAATTTTAAACAGAACAAAGACCTGAAGAAAACTGATGGAACTAAAACAGAGAGGGTTCATAATATCAACAAGCTTGAGGATGCTAACTATGCTGGAGGGAAGAATTCTGAGAAGTGTACTTTGATATTGACAGAAGGAGACTCAGCTAAGGCTCTTGCA ATGGCGGGGCTTGCAGTTGTGGGTAGAGATCATTACGGTGTTTTTCCGTTGAGAGGTAAACTGCTCAATGTAAGAGAAGCTAGTGCCACTCAGGTCAGGGATAATGAGGAAATTAAGAATATCAAGAGGATTCTTGGACTGCAGCAAGATAAAGAGTATACCAGTCTTAAGTCTTTAAGATATGGTAGTCTGATGATTATGACCGATCAG GACCATGATGGTTCCCACATCAAGGGACTCCTTATCAACTTCATTCATTCCTTCTGGCCATCGCTGCTTAAAATTCCATCTTTTTTGGTTGAGTTCATAACTCCGATTGTCAAG GCAACGCACAAAAACGGGAATACCCTTGCATTTTACTCCATGCCTGAGTATGAGGCATGGAAGGAAAGTTTGAGGGGCAATGCAAGTGGCTGGTCCATAAAATATTATAAG GGGTTGGGAACAAGCACGTCTAAGGAAGGAAGGGACTATTTTCAAAATCTTGTTCAGCACAAGAAAGATTTTATTTGGATAGATGAGCGTGATGGGGAGGCAATTGAGCTTGCTTTTAGtaagaagaaaatagaagagaggaagaattgGCTTCGGCAGTTTGAG CCTGGAGTACATCTTGATCAGAAGGAGAAGCTTATTAAGTACAGTGACTTTGTTCACAAGGAACTTATACAGTTTTCCATGGCGGACCTGCAAAGGTCTATTCCGTCAATGGTTGATGGCTTGAAGCCAGGTCAAAGGAAGATTCTCTTTAGCTCTTTTAAGAGGAACTTTGTCAAGGAAGCAAAAGTTGCCCAGTTTTCTGGTTATGTATCTGAGCATTCTGCCTACCACCATGGTGAGCAGAGTCTTGCAAGTACTATTATTGGGATGGCACAGGATTTTGTGGGGAGCAATAATATCAATCTTCTACAACCAAATGGTCAATTTGGTACCCGTAACTTG GGAGGCAAAGATCATGCAAGTGCTCGTTATATATATACCCGCCTTTCTCCTATTACAAGGTTCCTTTTCTCAAAGGATGATGACAGACTTCTTGACTACTTGAATGAAGATGGGCAATCTATTGAACCCACTTG GTATGTGCCAATTATTCCAACAGTGCTTGTTAATGGTAGTGAAGGAATTGGGACAGGGTGGAGCTCGTACATTCCTAATTATAACCCAAGAGACATTGTTGCAAATGTGAGGCGTTTGCTTGATGGTGATGCAATGGTGCCAATGGATCCCTGGTACAGAGGATTTACTGGAACCATTGAGAAAACTGTTAAGGAGTCTGGTGTGAGCTACACTGCTTGTGGCATCATAGAGGAAGTCAGTGAGACGTCACTCAGGATTTCGGAGTTGCCAATCCGTAGGTGGACTCAAGATTATAAGGAATTCCTTGAGTCCATCTCCGAAGGAAATGATAAAGCCAAGGATCCGTTCATTGAG GGTTTCACACAGCACAGTGATCACAGTACTGTAGACATCATAGTCCACTTGCGTGAGGGGAAACTGATGGCAGCCAAGCAAGAGGGTTTGCTGAAGAAATTTAAACTGACCACCAGCATAAGCACGAGTAATATGCACCTGTTTGATCGAAAAGGCGTGATAAAGAAATATGACACTCCAGAACAAA TTCTTGAGGACTTTTTTCACCTAAGACTTGAATTCTATGAGAAAAGAAAG aaagtgctattggaGGACCTTGAGTTGGAACTGTTAAAATTGGAGAACAAGGTTAGGTTTATCCTTGGTGTTGTAAATGGAGAGATCATAGTGAGCAATAGAAAGAGAGCGGATCTATTCCTTGAGCTCCAACAGAAAGGTTTCACTCCTTTTCCGAAGAAAACCAAAGCCCTAGAGCCAGAAGTTGCTGGGGCAACTGAAAATACAGAAGATGCAGAAGAGAACTCTGAGGCTGCCATTGAAAAGGGAGCACGAATTAGTGACTATGAGTATCTAATATCCATGGCAATTGGGACCTTGACCATAGAGAGGGTACAGGCCCTATTGGCTGATAGGGATAAGGCCAATGCGGAGGTTGATGAGTTGAGAAAATCAACACCAAGGTCACTGTGGTTGAAGGATCTTGATGCTCTTGAAATGGAACTTGAT GTGCTGGAGAAAAGTGAGGCTTTGGCAGAGGAGGCCAAAAAGAAAGCAAGAACCCAAGTGAAAAATGTACCTGCTTCTAAGGCTTCTAAACAAGCACCTAAACCACGGAAAAATACTAAGAAGGCCAACAATGCAGAGGCTGCCAGTTCTGTGATGGAAATAG AGAAAGATCCCGAGGTAGTGAAAAAGACAGGAGGAGCGGGTCCAAAGAAAGCTCCTGCTGCCAAGAAG CAAGTGAAATCCTCTGCGGTTCTGAGTGATGACGATGACGATGAAGTGCTTGAGCTGAAAGAAAGACTTGCTGCCTACAACCTTGATTCGTCTCCTGAAAATTCAGCAG GCAACGATAAGGTGGTCCAGAAGAAAGAAGCTAACAAAAAGGTGGTCATGCAAATGGACAGCGACGatgattttgaagaagaaatAGCCGCTGCGCCGAAGGGGGGAAGGAAAAAAGCGGCTGGAAAGCCAAAGGTGGCAGCATCAAAACCCCCTGCGGCGGCAAAGAAGAGAGGCACAGCAGCTAACAAGAAGCAGCCTCAAACTTCATCAGGCCAGAAGCTTTTAACTGACATGTTGAAGCCCGCTGAGAGTTCCAGGGCTTCACCTGAGCCGAAAGTGAGGAAGATGAGGGCATCACCATTCAACAAGAAAAGCGGTTCTGTGATGGGCAGAGTTGGTTTGGCAGACGAGATGACTGAAAGTGATGACAAGGTGGACAGTCCTTCCGCTGAAGAAAGAAGTGAAGCTCCAGTTGCAGCAAGAGCAAGACCTCAGAGGGCGAATCGCAGGCAGACTAGGTACGTGTTGAGTGACTCAGAGAGTGAGCCGGCCAGTGAAGATTCCGACTTTGATGCAGTTGATGACATTGATGAGGATTAG
- the LOC126628372 gene encoding cytochrome b5 domain-containing protein RLF-like: MDNDNDFTFCQVGPPRNQDDHETNKLTSDMESITIKDGLSNGTSSNENRGVLWQGGLPGGTTSKKMEIVGSLSVSAIDASSMKMKSEVPKQLKSGDSGNSVKPATRAKVPFEKGYSQMDWLKLTRTHPDLAGLKGQSNKRLISLKEVKQHQKGDSMWTVLKGRAYNLSPYMKFHPGGVDILKKAVGKDCTSLFNKYHAWVNAEFLLEKCLVGTLDDGEGQHSKH, encoded by the exons ATGGACAATGATAACGATTTCACTTTTTGCCAG GTTGGCCCACCAAGGAACCAGGATGATCATGAGACAAATAAGCTCACTTCAGATATGGAAAGCATTACCATAAAGGATGGATTGTCAAATGGCACTAGTAGTAATGAGAATAGAGGTGTTCTTTGGCAAGGTGGATTACCAGGAGGAACCACTTCCAAAAAAATGGAAATAGTTGGTTCTTTGTCTGTCAGCGCCATTGATGCATCATCCATGAAAATGAAATCTGAAGTTCCAAAGCAACTAAAATCAGGTGATTCTGGAAACTCAGTCAAGCCTGCAACTCGTGCTAAAGTTCCTTTTGAGAAGGGATATAGCCAAATGGATTGGCTCAAACTTACTCGAACACATCCTGACCTTGCAG GCTTAAAGGGACAGTCAAATAAGAGGCTTATTTCACTGAAAGAAGTTAAACAGCACCAAAAAGGAGATTCAATGTGGACTGTTCTAAAAGGCCGTGCGTACAATTTGTCTCCATACATGAAATTTCACCCTGGAG gTGTTGATATTCTAAAGAAGGCTGTGGGAAAAGACTGCACATCGTTATTCA ATAAATACCATGCTTGGGTGAATGCTGAATTTTTACTCGAGAAATGTCTTGTTGGTACTTTAGACGATGGTGAAGGACAACATTCCAAACATTAG
- the LOC126628371 gene encoding uncharacterized protein LOC126628371, giving the protein MVKMATGLLSLLLAFSLLLTNPASAAVPLDGLLANGNFEEPPKPTNLKKTVLVGKYALPKWEINGLVEYISAGPQPGGMYFHVAHGVHAVRLGNEASISQTLKVKPGSLYALTFGASRTCAQEEVLRVLVPPQAGDLPMQTLYSSNGGDTYAWGFRATSETVKVTFHNPGVQEDPACGPLLDAIAIKELFPVYPTRDNLVRNPGFEEAPHRLLNSSHGVLLPPKQLDVTSPLPGWIIESLKAVKFIDSNHFNVPVGKGAVELVAGRESAIAQIIRTVPNKLYSLSFTVGDARNGCQGSMMVEAFAGKDTLKVPFASKGKGGFKKASFRFKAVSIRTRITFFSSFYHTKDYGALCGPILDEVKVSPVA; this is encoded by the exons ATGGTGAAAATGGCTACTGGGTTGCTCTCACTTTTGCTTGCATTCTCATTGCTGCTCACTAATCCTGCTTCTGCAGCTGTGCCTCTGGATg GACTCTTGGCCAATGGCAACTTTGAAGAGCCACCAAAACCAACTAACCTCAAGAAAACAGTTCTGGTAGGCAAATATGCACTGCCCAAGTGGGAAATCAATGGCCTGGTGGAGTACATTTCCGCCGGGCCGCAACCCGGCGGAATGTACTTTCATGTAGCTCATGGCGTCCATGCTGTGAGGCTTGGCAATGAGGCCTCAATCTCCCAGACCCTCAAGGTCAAGCCAGGCTCTCTGTATGCACTAACATTTGGGGCATCAAGGACTTGTGCCCAAGAGGAGGTTTTGAGGGTTTTGGTGCCCCCCCAGGCAGGGGACCTTCCTATGCAAACCCTATACAGCAGCAACGGCGGCGACACTTACGCTTGGGGATTCAGAGCAACTTCTGAAACTGTAAAGGTGACGTTTCACAATCCTGGGGTTCAAGAGGATCCTGCTTGCGGCCCTCTCTTGGATGCCATTGCTATCAAGGAGCTTTTCCCTGTGTACCCCACTAGAG ATAATTTGGTCAGAAACCCTGGCTTTGAAGAGGCTCCCCATAGGTTATTGAACTCTTCCCATGGTGTACTCCTCCCTCCGAAACAACTAGATGTGACATCCCCGCTCCCCGGCTGGATCATCGAGTCACTCAAGGCCGTAAAGTTCATCGATTCCAATCACTTCAATGTTCCAGTCGGAAAGGGCGCAGTTGAGCTTGTTGCGGGGAGAGAAAGTGCCATAGCCCAGATTATTAGAACAGTTCCCAACAAGCTCTACAGCCTCTCATTCACTGTCGGAGATGCAAGAAACGGCTGCCAAGGATCAATGATGGTTGAAGCATTTGCCGGCAAGGACACGCTCAAAGTTCCCTTCGCCTCCAAAGGAAAAGGCGGGTTCAAGAAGGCCAGTTTCAGATTCAAAGCGGTTTCAATCAGGACCAGAATCACGTTCTTCAGCTCCTTCTACCACACCAAGGACTATGGAGCTCTTTGTGGCCCTATCCTAGATGAAGTTAAGGTTTCCCCTGTTGCTTAA
- the LOC126628373 gene encoding uncharacterized protein LOC126628373 → MSNPTFLFGWWENPYSLFIPKPLNPRFQVAIRAQIREAKGQKTMSSLPAEQNGDSAPTGSSGGGGDSQRSLPTPFLTKTYQLHPSISRYYPKYRDIIDNIAIF, encoded by the exons ATGTCCAATCCaacttttctgtttggttggtgGGAAAATCCCTACTCTTTGTTCATCCCCAAACCTTTAAATCCACGCTTTCAAG TTGCTATTAGAGCTCAGATCCGAGAAGCCAAAGGCCAAAAAACCATGTCTTCATTGCCGGCCGAGCAGAACGGCGACTCGGCGCCTACTGGAAGCAGTGGAGGCGGAGGAGATTCGCAAAGATCGCTTCCGACACCGTTTTTGACCAAAACATATCAGCTCCATCCGTcgatatcgcgatattatccaaaatatcgcgatattatcgataatatcgcgatattttga
- the LOC126628382 gene encoding rust resistance kinase Lr10-like, with protein MSGAFEVDKDGNLVFHQNQNSEHDEFQQFQKQFNSSMQWGVALSVVSGLVATIAIVAIVYAIIDCLKKTGSAIPAYARIANGYSSIDKSSNANHSSDDVAIDLTPELQQVRSSQVGFPTVRGFLSNMAREKPVAFSPKQLAEYTDNYSTILGSGGFGVVFKGILPHGVQVAVKVLTNTRDKIVEDQFMAEVGTLGRTYHMNLVKLYGFCFDHEMRALVYEYMENGSLDKFLFSEHREIGLEKLHDIAVQTAKGLAYLHEECEQRIIHYDIKPGNVLLDKNLTPKVADFGLAKLCNRGSSEMLLTKGRGTPGYAAPEMWKPFPVTQKCDVYSFGMLLFEIVGRRRNFDEDVNESREWLPRWIWNMFDSNKLEEALSFCGIEEQDREKAERITMVALLCIQHSPEARPLMSNVVQMLEGDKEIASPPSPFQHLQSPQGNLTQDSGTDEDLSSSASGTKTSEQSERHSNTAVQNRCEIELAAV; from the exons ATGTCTGGTGCATTTGAGGTGGATAAGGATGGCAATTTGGTATTCCATCAAAATCAAAATAGTGAACATGATGAATTCCAACAATTTCAGAAGCAATTCAATTCTTCAATGCAATGGGGAGTGGCCTTATCTGTTG TTTCTGGTTTGGTGGCGACCATTGCAATTGTGGCCATCGTATATGCCATCATTGATTGTTTGAAAAAGACTGGAAGCGCTATTCCGGCATATGCCCGGATAGCCAACGGTTACAGTAGCATCGACAAGTCTTCTAACGCAAATCATTCATCCGACGATGTAGCAATCGACTTAACACCCGAATTGCAACAAGTTCGAAGCTCACAGGTTGGGTTTCCGACGGTAAGGGGGTTTCTTAGCAACATGGCGAGGGAGAAGCCGGTAGCCTTTTCACCCAAGCAACTTGCAGAATACACAGATAACTACTCCACCATATTGGGTTCAGGTGGCTTTGGAGTTGTCTTCAAAGGGATTCTCCCACATGGAGTGCAAGTCGCTGTCAAGGTGCTTACTAACACTAGGGATAAGATAGTTGAAGATCAATTCATGGCGGAAGTTGGCACCTTGGGAAGAACTTACCACATGAATTTGGTAAAACTATACGGCTTCTGCTTTGACCACGAAATGCGGGCACTTGTCTATGAGTACATGGAGAATGGATCACTTGACAAGTTCTTGTTTAGTGAGCATAGAGAAATAGGTTTGGAGAAGCTGCACGATATCGCAGTCCAAACAGCAAAAGGGTTGGCTTACCTGCATGAAGAGTGCGAACAAAGAATCATTCACTATGATATCAAGCCTGGGAATGTGCTTCTCGATAAGAATTTGACTCCAAAGGTTGCGGATTTTGGACTTGCCAAGCTTTGCAACAGAGGAAGCAGTGAAATGTTGTTAACCAAGGGAAGAGGGACACCGGGATATGCAGCCCCAGAGATGTGGAAGCCCTTTCCGGTGACTCAAAAGTGCGATGTTTACAGTTTTGGTATGCTTCTCTTTGAGATTGTTGGAAGGAGGAGAAATTTTGATGAGGATGTAAACGAGTCACGCGAATGGCTTCCAAGGTGGATCTGGAACATGTTTGACAGCAACAAATTAGAAGAGGCGCTGTCATTTTGTGGGATTGAAGAACAAGACAGAGAAAAAGCAGAGAGGATTACAATGGTAGCTCTGCTGTGCATTCAGCATTCACCAGAAGCAAGGCCTCTCATGAGCAATGTAGTGCAGATGTTGGAGGGAGATAAGGAAATTGCTTCACCGCCTTCTCCTTTCCAGCATTTGCAGTCACCGCAAGGAAATTTAACACAAGATAGTGGAACAGATGAAGACTTGAGTTCATCTGCATCAGGCACAAAGACTTCTGAACAATCAGAGCGCCATTCTAATACAGCTGTGCAGAACAGATGTGAAATTGAGCTAGCTGCTGTTTAA